The sequence below is a genomic window from Humulus lupulus chromosome 3, drHumLupu1.1, whole genome shotgun sequence.
GTTTGGTAGGATGGAGAGGTGAATGGAAGGTGAGAGCTGTGACAATTAGTAATGATTTCGAGGTAGACGATTATAGACTATGAACTTTAAAATTATAGTTTCAGATTATTTTTAATTGCTGCCAATTGGACTTTAGGAATATGTTCTGTACTTTCAACTTTTCATTCTTAGAATATGTACTTATCTTACCTTATGTTTTCTCACCCCAAGCTGACGAACACTGATAAACCGAAAAAAAGTGCATGCCCAAGTTTGAGCTATAGTGCGCATCTATGTGTCATATCTGTCTAGTAGGTTTGAATATTGGGAGGAATTGTACCCAAGAATTAGAGAGCCTGGTTCTTTCCAAGAACAAATCTTAAAACTTTACAAACAAAGATGACTCTACTCCTTTCTCCCCTAGCAGAAATTACATCATTCTCCTAAACAACTTTTGTCCCAGATCCACAAGTAAATCATATTGAACACCACGATATTTTTACAAAAGTAATTACTCCAACACTTGAATACTTTAATTGACCACAATACACACTAAGCACTCACACTTTTTATTTTACTAACACTACACTTGGCTTTTTGCTCGCATACCTCACCAAGGACCTAGTCCTACATTTATACTACTCTCGGTTATTCTACCGACTATGCTACAACTAGAACATTCTAGTTAATTGTTTTTTATTGCCAACTTTGTAAAGCTAGAAACTTCTAGCATGTTTGACTTTTTGCTAACTAACACTGCATATTTCTAAATAATTATAGCTTAATTTCTTCAAGTCTAGAAAATTATAGAGATGTAGAATCAGTGGTGACTTTTGATACTACCCCTCAACACTGATTGATTCTtcctttgtctcatgtttagtTGTTCTTTTAGCTTCTAAAATCTCGGAATGTTGAGCCCTTTAGTGAACAAGTTTGTTACTTGATCTTTACTCTTCACTTGGTGCTTCTCTAGTTCCTTTTGTAGTACTTTTTTCTATCAAAAAATGGTAATGCACCTCCACATGCTTTGTTTGAGCATGGAAAAGTGGATTTTCCACTATACGAATAGTAAACTAATTATAATAGTAAAGTGGCACCACATAATCTATTTATTGGTGTAGATCATTAGTTGCATTATTCAAGTACTCTCCTGAGCCACTACTGTTGTTGCTCTATACTCTGATTTTGTGGTTGACAATTATATTGCTGGCTGTCTTTTGCTGCATCAAGATACAACTCTAGATCCAAGCTTGAACGCATATTCACTTGTTGATTGATGAGTATCGTGATCTCTAGCATAATCAATATCGCAGTATTCAACTATCTTAAACTCTTCACTTTTCTTGTATAAGAGATTATAGACAATGGTATCTTTGACGTACCTCAGAATTCATAGCACTACTTCCAAACGAGGTTTTATTGGGTGTTGCATATACCGATTGCATACAAGATATTTGGTCGAATCAATGTTAGGTAAATTAGACTACCAACCAGTTGTCAGTTCAATGTTCTATCTTCCAAGTCCTTGCCTTCATGAGCACATAGCTTGGCATTGACTTCCATAGGCATTGAGATGGATTTACAAGCATTCCAAACCTTTGGCATACTTTTGTTGACTGAGAAATAAACCTTCTTAGGAAGTGTTTTAATTAACCATTCTCCTTCATTTGAAAGCGGGttgataactttttttttttgttgaaaaattTATGTTAGGTCATCGACATATACTGATACAATTGCGATCTTGTTGTACCATGACATATCCACTCTCCACTAAGAACTTAACAATCTTGTTGTACCATGCTCTTGgagcttgctttaatccatagaGCGTCTTTTTTAGTACAAACATAGTTGGGATGAATTTTATCCTTAAACCCCTTTGGTTGGACCATGTATATTTCTCTATCTAGTTCTTCATGTAAAAAGGCATTCTTCACATCCATCTATCAGTCTCCAGTTTTACTTGCTACAAGTGCCAGTAGGATCGTACCATTGTAATCTTTGCAATTGGGCTGATGATCTCCTCATAATCTAGCCCATATTTATGAGAGAATACTCGAGCTACTAGTCTAATATACCTAACATTTACTTGACTAGATATCTCGTATGCAGTTGATATATGCAACACCTCTCTTATATAAAAAGAATGACTGACTTAAGATAATTAGATTCTGCGACGTTGATTATGTTAGAGATCACGATACTTGTCGATCAACATCTGTGGTAGAAGTTGAGATGGGCTGGATGGAAGTGTTTTGCAATTATGCGGTGTTATTTCTCTTAGTGGTGCAAGTAGTTGCATAAGGTAGAGCTCATGGTAGGAACCAAGTGAGTTGTTGATAATATCATCTATGGATTTCACTGGGCACTAGTTGTGTTTGATAGCCTATCTATCCACTGTGAGCAACCCTGTATTAGGGTTGTAGATGAGATTTTGGAATCTGGTGGGATTATGGTCTTGTTGTAGGACTGAAATTTACCTCAAAATGTTTTACATAGAACCTTTTACTCAATGTCAACCTGTCAACGTTAGTTCATTCATACATGATCTAGCAGCCAGTGGAAGAGTTTAATGGGAAGTATCCCctcgttttttttcttttctttatgtacgtattttttataaattaacaaTTATCTCcccaaaattcatattttttGCTAGAAAAATCtgtcaaaattaacaaataaccCCCCACCTCCTCTTTTCCCCTCCCCTGGATAAAATCTTCTCCCTCTTCTTCCTGGCTATTCTAAAACTCCTTTGACGTAGTTCTGCATGATAAAAATGGTTTACCTTCAAAACTTATAGTATTGCAATAGTTGTAGTATGCTGTACTTAGCTGCTTGTCTGCTATATTATTTATCGTATCTAATGATTCATAATACAGGGGGaaaataaacagaacaaaaagaaaaatgaaTCTAATTTCATTTATTCCTTTGTATTTCTAACAGGGCCGTGTGAAACAGAAGTTATCATCAAGAGGAAAATATGTATCTGTCAATATAGGACCTGTTCAAGTCGTTTCTAGTGAACAGGTCTCTTCTCTCTTTCACACACACAcgcccttatatatatattttcttagttCAATTTGGtgtttaatgaagaaaaaaataaaaaggaattgttttataTTTTCTTATATTGACCCATGTGTTTATTTGATATGAGATTTTGTTATGATTTCCAGGTTCAAGCTGTATACAACGCCATGAGGAGAGATGATCGGATGAAATACTTCTTGTAGTTTGGTTGCTCATACATCTGTACAGAACGCAATTTTCCAGGGCTCTGTAGTTGCCATCTTAATTCGTTTAGATGATATTTGTTGAAGTAGTCTGTTCTGGTGCTTTTTTTGTCAATTCATATGATGGCAAAGTAAGCTTGAGAATTTGGGGTTCAAAATCCATGTACATGTTCAAGGTGTATACGGCTATAATTATATTATCTGAAACTAGGCTTTACTTAATTAATCTGTACTGATTCCCAATTACGTATTGTGAAGACTttaagggggtgtttggtatggagTTTTGGTTTGGTATGAATGAGAATGTCAAATATAAAccagtaaatttatttttaatgacttgAGATTGTGTTTCTAAGTGAGTCTTATTTTTTTAGCTTTATTTGTGGATAGTATTAATCcctttaaatatttaaattttacattCTATTAATCTAAATCTTCTCTAACTCTACTCACACAAACATAAATACCCTGTAAATACCTATCATAGGCTCTAGTTGTTGGTTACCGTACTAATATGAGAACCGTGTTAGTAAGTGCATAGCCAACTTCCATGCAAGGTTGAATTGGAAAATTTTTATCGTGTAGTTTTGTTATTAAATTGAAGAAGATACTGAAAtaattaatctaataacctaAATAAACTTTTGGGATGATTTAATTCTAGTGAAATGggataattttattattatttccaacCTTTTATCTTTATgtatttaagaattttttttttaatttttgtatctAAATTGTTTTATCCTATTTTATTGTTATCAAAATATTAACTCATTCAttcttatatgtttttttttttttttttttgttataacttTCAATCCAATCTTATTTTCTACATGTGACCTAGAAAAAATAGCATAAAATTTCCAgtcttaaaatgaggtttggatttTGTCTTCTTTGAgaacaatttttattatttatttttggatttaGTTTTATGTATTTCAATTTCATTTAAGCGTTATATTGATCAGAAAACCTAATCTGACCCGCCACCAAAGAATTAAAAAAACAAGTGCCTTGTAGTTTTTGGTTTGTATGTGAAAGCTTTTTCAATTACTATTAGTACGTCAGTCCCCTTACTACTATTTGGCTTCTGGTCGTTATGCCAACCATTATCGCATTATTGGATTCGGATGTTAAACTTTAATTTATTGTGCATGATACAACAAATTTGTTTGCTTTCATTTTATTGTATAAGTTTTCTTTGAGACTTGAGTCAATGCCTGACTTCATCACCAGTCATTCTCAATCAAAAGATTCCCACTCACTCTAGTTTTCTTGGGTACCAGATCAGCCACAGCAAAAATGGTCACTAAAatatttgtgtttgttggtatgtCATTGTTCCCAACTTTCACGATCGTTTTCATTTCTATGTTTTTTCTTATATTATTCAGTGGACACTGTTCATAACAAATTTTCATTTGGAGCAACTCAATAACATTTTTCTTTTCCTGGGGTTTTGAAATTAGAACAAGACTATGCGACTACATTGACAAGATAATATATAAGATTACACCATGTGAAATATGCGATGATATCTTTAGTACTTGTCCCTATTTCATTCTGTAGCAGATTTTGTAGCCTGTTTTAAGGttatatatcaaaataaaatgTGTtggagggagagggagagagagagagttatacGCTTTACTAGTGGGAACATCAAATTACAAGTATATCAAACAAAACTTCTGTaacaataatataattttactcGAGCTAATCAAATTGTTTAAATATATACAAATGGTGTGTGCATGTGGGGACATAAGCTGTCGTCAAAGAATGTCGTTTCTCTCTTTGTCCACAATAGTTTAATTTACTTGCATATACATTTCTAAGCATCGATAATTCAATGTGACAAAACCTTGTTCTCTTTCTTGTACCCTTTATCTGTTTTTTGGCACAAGAAAGGAGGCAACCATGGGGAAAAACATAGACGAAAAGGGTATCATGAATCAAAAACTTAAGGTATTCAGTTTGCTCTTACGAGAATTTTAACTTGGTTTTTTTCAATTCTGATAATAAAAAGTTCAAACATTTGGCTATTTTATTTTAGGAGGTAGGAGATGAATCACTGGAGGAATCTTCTTTGGCTTCTTTACCAAACTCATCATCGCCTACTCAAGATGGCAGAGCAAGCAGCATGGTTTTCAAGGTTAGTGGTGTTAAATTATTTGACGCGATTTCTTTCCATAGATTGAGTTtgagttatttttcttttttcaacAAGTTTTTATTGAATAACAGACGGCACATAGTTTAATACCAGCTCACTTGGTAGCTGAAGCAATTTCCACTCTCCATGGAGTGATGTGGTCTGGTCCAATAACACCAAGAGAAATGGAATATGTTCAGCATTATGTATCTGCAAAATACCCTCAATACAGCAATGGTCTAGTAGAAGTGGGAgaccaaaaaattgacctttccatCAATGAAGAAACTTCCCATGAAAAACATAGTTCGCTTAAAGGTGTCATGACAAAAGAGTTCTCCTCTTTCTCATTCAATAGTAGTATTTTTTCTAATCTAAACAAAACCCAATTGGGGCCATCAAGACTCCTTGATATCCTCACAAAGAAATCTTCATTCGAAGGGAACTTCATTTCGATACCAGAAGTTCAGGCCAGGAACCGAGCCTTGAAACACTGCGGTGTAGCTGAAGAAGACTACTTAGTTCTCTTCACAGCAAACTACAAGGATGCCACGACCATGATAGGAGAGAGCTACCCTTTCTTTAGAGGAAACTTCTACATGTCTATAATAAACGAACAAGTAGATTTCATTAAAGAATTTGCTATTCAGAAAGAGTCTAAGGTAATTTTGGCACCAGAAACATGGTTGGATCTAAGGATCAAAGGCTCTCAGTTAAGTCAATACTTTAGGAGGAAGTGTAAACATAGTCCCAAAGGACTCTTCTCATATCCAGCCAGAGTGAATGGAACAAGATATTCCATGCATTGGATCTCAGAGGCTCACAGAAACTCATGGCATGTTCTTCTTGATGTCACTGATTTGGTCTTTGGAGAGGATCGAATTGGCCTTTCTCTTCACCAGCCTGATTTCGTGCTGTGCAGCCTCACTAATAGTAATAATGCTCATTCTCAACCTTCTATCATCACCTGCCTCTTGGTTAGAAGGAAATCATTTGACACTTTGCCAACTTCTGGTTAAGTTTTACGTATTCAAGGGTGCTTGGCGAAATAAACTTTTTTGTTTTACATAATAGTctcttttttatataattttttgttaaatATTATTCATACACACCCTACACTTTGTTGAAAGTACTCCACACcatatctaaacaagttattttgCAGAgaatcataaaaaaatatcatttcgccaaataacataaaaaaatatttgttttcATAAAAAACTTTGTAGTGCATATTCCTATTGAGTAATTggtgaaaatatataattttttaatgttACTTtacaaaatagtattttttttataattatttataaaatagcattcTTGATAGAATGTTGAGTATTTTTGACAGATTGTAAAGTGTGTTAATTAGAATATTAAATgtgtttagaattttattttgcAAGTAATCATAAAAAGAGATTATTGtgcaaaataattattaaaaataaaatgtcaAACACTGCATGTGGCCTAATGACATATTTTGTAGTTTGTACAAATTTGGTTTGGCTCTTGTTCTAAATAAAAGTTAAACTATTGATACCATTGTTGAAAACTTCAGAAAGTGCCTTACTTCTTTAATCATGGCCATATTGTAACTCAATTTGAAAGAAACCTGATACAGCAGACTGAAGTTGTATTTGTTCTTAAGTCCAGTAGAGTAGACAATTCAATCCTTCTTTAAAGCCATGAGAGGACTTCTGACCCCAATTCCACCTGCCATTTTGAGCCATTGTTGTCTGACACTTGCATTAAGTTCTTGCTTTGGTTTTATGTCACAAATCGATTTTGAAATCCAAAAAAGTGGGGACCCTTTTTTTCTAAACGAAATCCATATTTAAGAGTTGTAATTGTTAACGTTGATTGTTTTTATGGCATATTTCAAACTATTACAAATTAAAAGCAATAGTGAAGCCCATGACTGACAAGTCTGTGACTGGATCAATATCAATaccaaaaaaattgaattaaCGCGTACTGAATGTTAATTATGTCACCAAACTTTTCTTTCTCTAAATTATCAATCATAGTCACATCACTTATATTCCAAATTTGAAATTATCACCAAAATAACATTAAAAATTCAATCCTAATCAAATTGTGTAGCCTTAAATAAAAAGTCATTCATATTTCATTGTTGGAACTTAGTTTTCAagtatgtttattattattgccaTATAACGCAAGAATTGTTATTAGCCGACTCCATGAAATGACAAGGCAACTTCTCATTTCTGAATCCAATGGCTAGATCGTTGTCTGAAAACATTATCTTATTGGGAAATTCTATCTTATAATAGAGCTCTTATTGATCTGCCAAACGTGTACAGCTCCAAATAATAAGACctaaaatatatgtttatattacGACACGTTTGTCCAATTGCACAGCTATTGGTCCCAAATTTCCAATTCCCAAAAATCAAAGAATCTCTTCTCCTCCAACTTTCAAGTATCCCTTTCCCTACACTACTTTTAATTTGCACTAAATAAAAAGGTTAAAATTTCTTTTCTGCCATATAATAATTTGTCCGCCGTTAGcgtcttttaatttattaatgtaCTGGTCGATGTGTCTCCGAGCCCTTGGTTGGTCAACGTTTTCGGACCCAATAAAGTTCACACTCCATTTTTACTTGTCTAGTAGTTTGAATTAAAAATATGTTAAAAGTCTAAATACGGTAGAAAAGGTCGGCGGGATAATTTGAAGTACAAATTTTCATTTTTCTCTGCTATCAATATTATTTGTGTATATTAATATTCGTATTCAGAAAACAACTtatcaaaaaaataaatacaaaaactaaaaagaatttataattattttacatattgaattttataagaaagatttaaacttaaatactttttaatttgttaaaataatagttattttaacaattttatacAGTATTGCactttcaaattataatttttttttaattgtttctaAGTAATTTCGTACatctattaatattaatataataaaacgCGAGTCAGAAAATCTACTGAGCCATTTATAAATTGTTACTGTAGAATGACTTAAATAAAGTTCTCAAcccatttaaattaattaaaattttagagTGGATATGTGTCTACGTCATATCCAATGTATGTATATACACTTATATATCTAATATAGACTGTAGATAAGGTATAAGATTAGTTCATATTCAATGACTAAAAAGACTCATTTAAATACGTAATAGATGCGATGGGATCCATGAATTGGCTCATAAATCTCTATAGGAAATAGACTCATCTTTTTTAGGTTAATTCATCAAAAGTTCCAATACTTTTGACAATTTTTTCTATTCTAGTCAATAGCATTGGCTATGTTTCCACAATCATTTTTCCACTATTAAGTCCCTTTTTCCACATCCACAAAAGAAAATACTTATCTTCAAATACTAATAGTAACTCTTTCAGCaacattaattaaattttaattatttaattaaaccaATGCCATTAACTAAAGTCatcaaataacaataaaaaataatcattGGATATTAAAATACTAATCAATGAAGCTAAAGTCTTAGCTTCTATATTTCTATTATTCTTTCTACCATATACATTGTAAAAGTTTAACTTCCGCAATTAAAAATACGTACTGTCTTTGCTCTTTACGCCCAAGGCGCACATTAGAGTAATTTAATAAAATCGTGAAAATAAgaattgaaatttaaaaaaataaaaataaacaaaataaactCACGCAATTTCCGTATCCTCAATCGGCGCACTTTAGCAAAAACGAGCACCGGTATCCTCAGCTTGGCTCGCGTTAACGGCCGGAATCTCAAAGTGCCAGAGCCTTCCGACGGCCTTGACACGATATTTCCGGCAGAGGAACTCCTCGGCGAAAGTCTTCTCCACCTTCCGATCAACATCGTGCAGGAACACGTGCGTCACACCGGATCCTTTCCTGTTCCTAGCCATAACCGCCGCCGAAAAAATCGCGGCCATACGACCGGGAGCCTCAGGAAAATAGCCACGCGGCGCGTCGATCATGATCAGATCCCATTCCCTCTCGTAAACCTCAGCCGGCAAATTATCCAACGCCAAACGACACCGTTCGTTCCCTTTGAGCGGCGCTGCCTTGGACGGCGAGCACTTCGGCTCGGACTTATACGTGGCGAGGAGATCGTCGGCTTCCCGGAGCTGGGTACGGTATTTGACGTAGTGGGCCCGGAGTTGAGGGGCTTTCTTGAGAACGGTCTGGACCCACTTAGGGTCCTCTTCGAGGAATAGAGTGTTGCCACGTGGATTGAGCGAAGCCCACATGAGCGAATCGTGGCCCAGCCCAAAAACCAGGAAGTTACTTGGTCCCCGTGACTGGAGGACGTCGAAGGAGACGGTGATTTCTCCGATGGATTGTTGGGGCACAATCTTCGACGTGGCGTAGTGGATAATGGCCTGAAGCTGAATATCCGTCGGAACATATTCGTTCTCCTTCTCCGCCACCACCGACTTGATTCGAGTCCCCGTTAGAGAGCAAAGCCGCGATCCCTCGTCCGCTTTCAAGAACGTTGTGATTAGCAGCGCTCCGGCGATTAAACAAGACAGGCTTAAGCCGAAAAACCATGGCTTTTCCGATAGAATATTCCGATTCTTCGTCATCATAaccatttgaagaaaaaaattaacaaaaaaattttaaaaaattaaaggaaaaaaaaaacagaatgaAAAGTATCTTCTGAAGTATGGTTTTTGTCTTTGTTTGATTATATATAGAGAGGGGAAGTAGAGAAGAGAGAGATCAGAAGATAACTAGAGGGTTTCATTGGACGGCAATGCCTTTAGGTTAATAACATGAAACGATTCGTTTTAATTGGTCAcatcatttaaaaattaaattagagagatgataataaatataattaaaggAATGttaatttggattttatataatcAAATCATAAACTCACCGCTATTGATTGACACGTTGGTCTTTTATGATAATCGAACAAAAAATGTTACCAACTACAGATAAAAGATTCCAATTTAAATAAATTTGCATGACATtggagaaaaatattttttaaagaaaaaatatccCATTTAAAAAGATATTATTGGAAAATATCTTCCAAAAATTGTTAGGCTAGAATtacttttttcacaaaaatgtgaaaaaaatttCATGTGCTCACACCCTACGAGTGAGTTGATCAATGATTATAATATATGCAGTACGTAAGTACTATTTGtttcttctaaaaaaaattactacAATTGATTAGTAGATCTAGAAATTTGAAATGCaaaaaaaatggttttttttttttttttaaatggatggCATGCATGCTTCAAGGCAAAATTGTCTAATTTTAGGTACAAAGTCTACTATATAAGCTTTGACATTATCATAAATAAATAACTCGATAAATAGTGATACGCGGCAATCTAATGAATCGCCACGTGGACTGCTTTTAACCCACTTCAATCAATCGAACCTCATTTGCTGTTAcagattttaattttaaataataaattaatcttTAAAGAAAACTTTTTTAAAGGAGGGGCCTTTTGATGTTTTCTGTTGAAgcgacaattttttttttgggggaTTTCTCTGAAGTGTGTACTTGACCTTTTTTTCTTAACATGTTGAATGTGTAGGCAGATATCATGATAAAAGTTGTGTACAATAGTCAATAAATGAGTAAATGACATGTATTAATGTCTCtccttttaatatttatatttattctaTAATGATGATTTTCAAGGTGAATTTTTCGAAAGAAATTGGCCTTTTTTTGTAAGGTGCAAGTTGTTACAAACTAATATAAGGATTTCTCACCACTATGGAGGTTGCGTGGTTTAGTTCAAATGATATCAAGAGTAACTTTCAAATAGATATAAATAACTTTATAGCTAGCTTGACATTTTACTATGTGGCGAATGTACATTTAACCAAGGCTTGAccttattttgatatattttcaCATAATTATTACTTTTACTTTTGGAGAGTGTAATAAGAAAaatctctctctttttctttgcTGGTTTCTGTTTCAGCAAATGGGAAATTGGTTCTGTCTAGACTTTATCATCTGTTTCTAACTAGCAGCCCAAAACCTATCATGAAAGCAGTTTGGTATTCTATTTCAGTGCCTAATCATAAGTTCATTCTTTGGCAAGTTGTTCATCAAAAGTTGGCCACAAGGGATATGTTACTCTACTGTCATATTCCTCTTCCTTCTCTGATGTGCCCGATTTGTGACCTAGTTCCTGAAAGTCACTCTCATTTATTCTTTGAGTGTGTATTTTCTAGGAGAGTAGTGCAGTCTATCTTTGAGTGGTTGCAAGGTCTCTGTTGGCCCTCTAACTTCTCAGACTGGTGCAATTGGCTGGAGGCAGACAGAAATAGTTTCAAGGACCGGATCACTCTAGCTGTTCTTGCAGCTTCAATTTATTACATTTGGTATACTCGGAATAGATGCCATTTTGACAGTAGTTGTCTTATGATTCCTTCTGTAATCAGCTTGATTAAATCATTTGTTTCAGCTAGAATTCTTGGCTTTAAGCTTAGATCTAAGTCTATGGCTTCTAGAGCTAATCAAATGATTCAGTTTATGTCTAATCTGTTTTGAGTGTGAGCTTTTTTAGCTCTGGTTTGCTATCTGTAATGGTTGTGTGTTGATCAATAAAATTCttttttcttgataaaaaaaaatagtaaaaattcAAGTTTATTTTGTTATTGTTTGTTTGGCTTATCTATTTTTAgatcataaaaatatattttaatgtaattaatatttttctaGAGTAATGTTACATACACACTTAAATTTTACATACTTTTACACACtatgttttatattattttataatataatattttagattaaataaatataacaaagagtatcacatattgtaacatataaaagagagttatAATTGAGTGTATCACAAGGATTCTATtttttccaacaacacttgggaattggtagacctcccacaggGTCTAAGTCAATTgagtgtaagtgggtatttaggagaaaacaCTACACTAACGGCACTATCCAAatctttaaagctagattagtagctaaatcgtttaagcaaaaagagggtatcgattatttcaatACATATGCGCCTCTtgtaagaacaacttctataagaattttgttcgttTTGCCTTCTATAcataacttgtatgttcatcaaatgaatgtcaaaacgacattccttaatagTGACCTCAATGAGAATGTCTATATGGAACTAcccaaagggtttgtcctaccaagatatgaacataaagtatgtagacttgtaaaagccttgtatggattgaaacaagctcctaagtaatggcatgagaaatttgatcaaaccatcatgtctaatgggtttaggcataacaatggagacaagtgtttgtattccaaaacttgtaagggatatgtgatcattttttgcttatatgtggataaCATGCTTATTccaagtgatagcatgaaaggggtagaagaaacgaagaagtttctatcatcaaccttcaagatgaaagatcttggagaagttgacatcatacttggtatcaaagtgaagaaacctagtgggggttttgcgttagggcaagcccactatgttgagaaagtattgaacaaatttaatcatctcaaggttaaagatgccaatactctattcgatcatagtgtaaaattagagaagaatgaaggaagagtggtggctcaattggagtatgctagtgctatagggagtcttatgtatgctgcccaatgtactagacctgatatagcatttgcggtaagtaaacttagtaggattacaagtaatccaagtgtggatcactggaaggctattgggaAAGTCCTaagttatctcaagaaaaccaaaggactaagccttcaccactccaaatttccttcaatcttagaaggatatacatatgcaagttggatatccaatcttggggacaacttgacTACCAacagttgggtatttacacttggtggagtgcaat
It includes:
- the LOC133821023 gene encoding uncharacterized protein LOC133821023, with amino-acid sequence MGKNIDEKGIMNQKLKEVGDESLEESSLASLPNSSSPTQDGRASSMVFKTAHSLIPAHLVAEAISTLHGVMWSGPITPREMEYVQHYVSAKYPQYSNGLVEVGDQKIDLSINEETSHEKHSSLKGVMTKEFSSFSFNSSIFSNLNKTQLGPSRLLDILTKKSSFEGNFISIPEVQARNRALKHCGVAEEDYLVLFTANYKDATTMIGESYPFFRGNFYMSIINEQVDFIKEFAIQKESKVILAPETWLDLRIKGSQLSQYFRRKCKHSPKGLFSYPARVNGTRYSMHWISEAHRNSWHVLLDVTDLVFGEDRIGLSLHQPDFVLCSLTNSNNAHSQPSIITCLLVRRKSFDTLPTSG
- the LOC133822387 gene encoding arabinogalactan O-methyltransferase 1-like → MVMMTKNRNILSEKPWFFGLSLSCLIAGALLITTFLKADEGSRLCSLTGTRIKSVVAEKENEYVPTDIQLQAIIHYATSKIVPQQSIGEITVSFDVLQSRGPSNFLVFGLGHDSLMWASLNPRGNTLFLEEDPKWVQTVLKKAPQLRAHYVKYRTQLREADDLLATYKSEPKCSPSKAAPLKGNERCRLALDNLPAEVYEREWDLIMIDAPRGYFPEAPGRMAAIFSAAVMARNRKGSGVTHVFLHDVDRKVEKTFAEEFLCRKYRVKAVGRLWHFEIPAVNASQAEDTGARFC